The following are from one region of the Stegostoma tigrinum isolate sSteTig4 unplaced genomic scaffold, sSteTig4.hap1 scaffold_100, whole genome shotgun sequence genome:
- the LOC132207558 gene encoding complement C3 alpha chain-like translates to MMIVMLVTGKPPLLEDEKPYLIEAARAFAMTVETTAYALLQALSRNDFDYATPIVRWLTMQQNYGGGFHSTQVNA, encoded by the exons atgatg attgtgatgttggtaactggaaagcctccattgttggaggacgagaagccgtatctaATTGAAGCAGCACGggcttttgcgatgactgtggaaaccactgcttatgccttgcttcaagcattgtcaaggaatgattttgactatgcaacaccgattgtgaggtggctaacgatgcaacagaactatggtggtggatttcactcgacgcaggtaaatgcttga